The candidate division KSB1 bacterium region GTATTTTAAATAAAATAACTTAGGAAGAAAAGTCTTTAACACTCTAACACTTCTAACACCTGAACACATCACACCGACCATGCAACGTTATTTCGAAAGCGCTCCACTAGTAGGTTAAAAAAACAAACATTATGAACATCAAAACAAAAACCCTGCTCTCTTTGATTCTCCTGGGACTCTTAGATGCCGTGATTCCATTGCCAATCATCGGTTTAATTCTGATTTACGTGATATTGGAGAGACCGCCCTGGTTCAGCGGGATTGTCCGGCAAATCTATCATTCCAATTAAAGTCCGGTAAAAATGTCCTACCCTCCCAGCGCGGCGAAGCCGCACTGGCAAACGTGAAAACGTGAGATGTGAAACGTGCCTCTCAACAGGGTGCGCTGGGGAAGGGCAGGTCTCACATTTCACAACAATCTTCCAAAAAACATGGCAAATTTTTGCTATAAATGCAAAAGTTCAAAGATAATATCATAACTTTCCCTAAACAAAATGTTGCATTTTTGCATTTTTTTTGTCATTTATTGTTCTGCAATGTATATTAAATGAAGGTAACTATTCTCATGAATTAAGAATATTGCCCGAAAAAGAAAAAAAAGTGATTGGGGAAATACACTTTAGAGCCATTGGCATAAACAACTGCTTCAAATGATAAAATGGCTAAGCCTGCCACAATTTTTAGTTTTTACTTAAGAAGCCTCCTTTTTGGCTTTTTAATTCTTGCCCTGACGAGTCAATCCCGCGATTCCTTTGCCCAAAATATTTGTGACAATCCCGTTGTTCTAACCGGACCGGTCGACACGCTGGCAATTGTGCCAGATGTGGTTGTTGCCCTTCATATTATTATGGGAGAGAGTAATCCCGCCGCTTGCGTGACCGTGACTGAGGCAGGGCACTACCGCATCTATGCAACGGTTTTGCAAAGCCTGGGTCAATTCAACGAAAGTTACTTTTTGACTGTCTGTGATGAAGGCGGTTCTAACTGTACACCGGCATGTGATCCAAATGCCGGGCCTTACAAAATCATTTTAGATGATACGCTTGACAGCGCAGGCATTGTAAAAAGCAACGCCGGGGTTTATTTTCTCAACTCGGGGGAGAATATCATTTTGTTAAATCACCTATCATTGGTCGACCATCTTTTCCCGGACTTGGTTAGAGGGGATAGCATTGGCAGCGCTGAAAGTGTGCACTTGAAAGAACTCATTATAGAAGAAGTAGACGACACCTTCGACCTGGGCCTGACTCAAAGTGCAAGTCAGGGTTCAGTCCGGCCCGATGCAACTTATTCATACAACCTCAACATTGTGAACAACGGTTCGGCAACCGTGCACAACATTAACCTGTGGAATGCACTTCCGACGTTTGTCACTCCTGAGCAGTTCATTTTGAATGCGCCGGACCGGGTAACGGCAGATTCTTTGTTCTGGCACTTCGATTCACTACAGACCGCCCAGGCCATCGATATTGAATTCACAGTCAGGTTTTCGCAGACGCCGCCGGTCACGCCATTTGACCTGGTCAATCTCAGCCGGTTGACAGCAAGTTGCGATACCACTCTGAGCAATAATTTTGCGGCGACGACAGTCATCGGCTTGCCTCCCATTGAGTACGATTTGGAGCTGACCAAATCGGCGAGTCAAGATAGCGCTCAGGTTGGAGAGAGTTTTTCTTACAACCTTAAAATAGTAAACAACGGTCCCGACCCTGCAAACGACATTATCCTCACGGATGTGCTTCCGGGTTTCATATCCATTCATGACTTTTCTCTTCAGCCAAACTCGATTAGTCAGGACACGCTCTTTTGGCAATTCGATTCCCTGGCAGTTGGAGATTCAGTAGAGATTAGTTTCGACGCCAGAATTGAAGACACGATCCCGGTGCTTCCGTCTCAGCTCACCAACACAGCCCAGGTGACAGCGCCTCAGGAGGTTAACGCGGCCAACAGTACTGCAACAGCTGTAGTGATGGCAGTCCCGATGCGCTACGACCTTGAGTTAACGAAATCGGCTGATTTGGATAGTGTTCAAATAGGTGGTGGGTTTTCTTACGTTTTAAAAATAGTAAACCATGGGCCGGATCCCGCAACTGATATTAGACTACGCGACGTCTTACCCGGCTTCGTTTCTATTGTTGATTTCAGTTTGCAGCCAAGTTCGACGAGTCAGGATACACTGTTTTGGCAATTTGACTCCCTGGCGGTTGGTGATTCAATTCAGATAACTTTAGGTGCGAGAATAGAACCCACACCTCCGTCGCTGCCGTTTCAAATTATCAACACAGCTTCCGTGACTGCACCGGACGAATCTAATTTAGCCAACAATACCGCGAATGCACTTGTCACTATTATTCCAATCAGCTATGATCTGGAAATAACAAAATCAGCAAGTGCGGACACTTTAAGACCGAAAACAAGTTTCGACTATTCACTTAACGTGATCAACCACGGGCCGGATACTGCCAAAGACATCATGATTTGGGACGTGAAACCGGAATTTGTCACCTTTTCGGATGTCAATCCTCAACCCAGCTCAATAAAGCAAGATACTCTGATCTGGCGGGTTGATTCACTCCGGGTTGGAGAAACCTTTGAGATCACAATCGGCACGCGAGTGGATGAACTGACGCTGACGAATCCTCTGGAAATTATCAATACCGGTTCGGTGGCCGCAGTCGACGATTTTAATTCAGCAAATAACAGTGCGGATGTCAGGGTCATGGTATTGCCGCCGAATGATGGTGTTTACCTGGATCGTAACGTGTTCATGCCCGACAACGCTTCACCGTTGCAAGTCATTTTTCAATTGAGCACCAGCAGGACGGCACGTTTGGATTTATACGACACCACCGGCTACCATCTCTCCACGCTGGTAGAACAGAATTTTAATGCAGGCTCAAATACCTACTTGTGGAACGGTACGATTAGCAACGGCAAAAAAGCAGGAAGCGGAGTTTACATCATCACACTCCGTTCGGGGACTTTGGTTTCTTGGGTGAAAGTAATTGTAGTACAATGAAATTTTTTGGCTCACAAAAATCTATTTTATTTTTAGCTGTAACCTTGTGGGTGGCGGCAGCGAGCACCTTTTTCCCGGCTCAGCTGAATGGTCAAACCCAGTCGGGAGCGGCTTTTTTAAAGGTACTTCCGGGCGCAAGGCAGCAAGGCCTTGCCGGTAGCCTCACCGGCGCCATCGACGAAACCTACGCCCTTTATGCGAATCCGGGCGCTGTCGGCTTTCTAAGGGAATGGCAGTGGTCGGCAAGTTATACCGAATGGATTGCAGATATTTTTAACGCCTCTTTGGTTTACGGCAGACAAGTTCGTCTGCGGTCGCCGTGGAGCGATCGTGCAAATTTTGCCCTGGGAATTCATTACCAGGGGATTCGGGAATTTGACAGCTCACGCGGCGCTGCAGCACCTGCGTCCGCCAAAGATATTTTAGTGGCCGCCAGCCTGGGCAGCCCAATCAGTGTGCTTTCCAGAAACATCGCATTTGGCTTGAATATCAAATATTTTCGCAGTGAGTTAGCGCAATTCAGTGCTAATGCCCTTGCCCTTGATGTTGGCTTAATTTACCGGACGCCGAGATTTCGTTTAAGCCAGCCGGGTGGATTCTTTGATTATGGAATTTTATCAGCTGGAGTTTCCGCCAATCATCTCGGGACTTCGATGAAGTTCTTAAACTCGGCGACCCCGCTGCCAAGAACCCTGCGTGCCGGTCTGGCGCTTAATTTAGGAACCCATGACGGCCTGCAGCTACAACTCGCGGCAGATTACAAAAGGGTCCGTGATGAGGACAACCGTTTCAGTTTTGGCGCTGAAGTGACCAATTTGTTCAGTCCATTTGGAAAAAGCTTTGGCCGGTTATTCGACCTGCGCGGCGGTTATAATTTCGACGATAATTTATTGAGTAAACTTTCCGTTGGTTTGAGTGTCCGCCTCGATGATTACATGCTGGCTCCGCTAAGAAGTATTGCGCCAAAAAACACTTCGCTGCGCATGGACATGGGAGTCCTCGACGGCAATGAATTTTTTGCTCCGGTGTATCGGGGCAGCATCACACATCAACCGATTGTGCCGGAAAAATTTGAGTTTGTAAATACGGCTCAAAAGACCTTTCAAAGCAGTGAATTCATCAAGCTCTCGTGGCAAGCGACTAGAGACCCGGACTTGTATGATGAAGTGGCCTATTTGGTCCTGGTTGCAAATGACAGCCTCGAATTAGATCAACTTATTAAAAAGACAAAAGCTAACAAAGTTGACATTTTTCAATTTATTCAAAGCACATTCATTACCCAGAGAAGCGCTTCACATGGTATCCAGACCGTCAGCATGGTTAACGAGGGGAAAAACGACAACGGCATCTATGAGGAATATAACGATTTTCTGACGGTTGTCGATTCGACATTTTCGGTGGATGAAAAACAGATGCAAGTTGATTACACTCTTCAACCGGGGATCATGCAGGGTGATTATTTCTGGACAGCTATGGCCTATGACCTGAATCATCATGTTCGGTTCGCTGAAAAATCCGGAAGTCACATTGCGGCGCTCCATGTTGAAGTGGACTTATTTACCCAGGAATCCAGGAAGCCGGATCTGACGATCAAAATTGACATGACGATAAAAACTGTTCCGCAACCTTCTTTAATAGTTAATTTACCCAGGATCTTTTTTGCGTCGGACAGTTCAACTCTTGATGAAAAATCAGAAAGTACTTTCTGGCAATGGGTCGACTTTGTTAAAAAATATCCGCATGTTTCGTTTGAGATCAGCGGTCACACCGATAAAACCGGCCCGCAGCTACCGAATTACCGGAGAAAGTATAATCAAGTGCTTTCTCAACGGCGTGCAGAAAAGGTTGTTAGAGCCTTGGTAGGGCAGGGAATCGATGCCAGTCGCTTAGAAGCTGTGGGATATGGAGATTCTAAACCGCTTGCATCAGCGAACTCGCCAAAAGCGTGGACAAAAAATCGCCGGGTCGAAATAAGCCTTCTTGAGGATAACCGGCCGGCGCAGAAAATTAATACCGCGGAAATTACTTATACAAACCAGGGCGGTCAGCCTTCCGGAAATTTTGCGGTTACAAGTTACGATTCGAAGCAAATTCCCGAAGAGTTAAAATTGGATTTAATCAACTCGCATTTTTCTTCTTTAGGACCTGTTCCTAAAAACGGACACGATTTTTCCAATATACTCAGGATCCTCAAGAATGTGACCGTACCAAAGTTAGAGCCCAATGAGAGTGCAACCATTGAAATTCCTTGCGAAGAAGAGAGACCATACATTCTTGCAGTTATTGACAAAGACGACCTTGTTGATGAAGCAGACGAGGCAAATAATTGGATCCTTGAAAGGATCACCATCCCGGAAAAGAACATCGACTTGATCCTGATTACTTCAAGAAAGGTAGCTTTCGCTTTTGATAGCTATCAACTAACAGATTCCAGCAAGGAGTGGCTAAACGACATTTCTAAAATTCTCCATGACACCCCCGCCGAGAAGTTTGAGATCGCCGGTCATACCGACAGCCAGGGGCCGGAAGAATATAACATGTATCTTTCGCTCTGGAGAGCCCAAAGTGTAAAAAGTTATTTGGTTTCCCTGGGTATCGATTCCAAACGTATTATTGCGCAGGGTTACGGCGAAGACCGTCCTCTCGATCCCGATCATTCCAGAAAAGCCTGGCTCAAAAATCGCCGGGTTGAGTTCAAACATATCGAAAAATAGGCACCTTTTCCATCGATCTGCTACAAACGCTTGATACCGTTAATACAATCATCAAGCCCGCCTTTTTTTACCTTTTTCCTGAAATACTTATTCACAGTCTTTTTAAAATGCAAACCTGGCAATTGGTCTGAGAGTTCTTACCTGATCGGCGCGTCTTTTAAAATGGTAGTGTTTGACTTTTCCCTTCATCAAGATTTTGCCTCACAGGTACTTTTAGCTTGACTAATTTGAGATATTTTTACATTTTTATGAAAGTATTACCAGGAAAACACGCAAATGACTATTTTTTCCGCAGCCTTACTTTTAGTATTGGACCCGGAAAATGAACGTTCTTAAATTCGGCGGCACATCGATCGGCACACCGGAAAGGATGCGTCATGTGGCCGGTTTGCTAAAAGATCGCGAGGCCATTGTTGTCCTTTCAGCTGTGGCTAATACCACAGACAAGCTATCCGAAATTTGCCGGCTGCTCATTACCCAAAAACGTGAGCTTGCTGTTAAAAAGATCGAAACCTTCCAAACTGAGTATCACCAATTTGTCGAGTCCCTTTTCTCTACAGATTCTTATCGTGCTAAAGGAAATGAGCTTATCGACTCACACTTTGAGCACATCCGCAGTTTTACGCTGGATATGTTTACATCTCACGAGCAGCGCACGATTCTCGCCCAGGGAGAGCTGATCTCCAGCAGTCTCTTGCAATTCTATCTGGAGGAATGCAAGGTCCAGTCCGTTTTGCTGCCGGCGCTTGATTTTATGCGCCTCGATGAAAAGGGCGAACCAAATCCGGAATATGTTAAAACCAACCTGAAAACCGAGCTTGCCAAACACCCCGGCAGCCGGCTTTTTATTACACAGGGGTATATCTGCCGCAATGCTTTTGGAGAAATCGACAATTTGAAACGAGGCGGCAGCGATACTTCCGCTTCTCTGATCGGCGCTGCCATTCAGTGCGATGAAATCCAAATATGGACCGACATCGACGGCATGCACAACAACGATCCCCGCTACGTCAAAAACACTGAATCGATCCAACAGCTCTCCTTCGATGAAGCTGCGGAGCTGGCCTATTTTGGCGCCAAAATCCTCCACCCTTCCAGTATTGGGCCCGCTCGAAAATTTGACATTCCGGTACGGCTCTTGAATACCATGAAACCGGAAGCGCCCGGGACTTTGATTACCGGGCAGCAAGATAAGACAGGCCAAATCAAAGCTGTAGCTGCAAAGGACGGAATCATGGCGATTAAGATAAAGTCCTCCCGGATGTTACTGGCTTATGGATTTTTGCGCCGCGTTTTCGAAGTCTTCGAGCGCTACAAAACACCAATCGACATGATTTCTACGTCCGAGGTCGCGGTCTCGCTGACCATCGACGACTCAACGTATCTCGAATCTATTAAGAAAGAGTTAGAGGAGTTTGGCACTGTAGAAATCGATCACGATCAAGCGATCATCTGCGTTGTCGGTGATTTCGTTGCGGAAAGTAAGGGCTTTGCCCTGCAAGTACTTGAGGCGTTGAAAGAAATTCCTATACGGATGATCTGTTATGGCGGCAGCCGGCACAACATTTCCCTGCTGGTTCAGAGCGATCTGAAAGTTGAGGCGTTGAATGCACTGCACAAGGGGTTATTTGGTGTTTGAGGTTTAAATTAATGCCCCTTTAAGAAGAGATTGAAAAAATCAGTGAGCCGTAACGAACGTTTTTTTATGATAGCGCAAAAAGACGTTCTGACTTCATGACGGTATTTTTTTAATTAACGAAATCGGAACTGATTTTCGCACTCCTGAACAGAAAAATAAGTAAAACTAAAGACAATCAATGTTTAACCCAAACCTAATTCAAAAATTCCAGTCGTTAGAAACCCCGTTCTATTACTACGACCTCCAACTCTTGGAACAGACCCTAAGCCGGGCTAAAAAGATTGCTGATGACCACGGTTATAAAATCCATTACGCCCTGAAAGCCAACAGCAACGACCGAATTTTGCAGATTATAAAGGACCACGGGTTTGGTGCCGACTGTGTCAGTGGAAACGAAATCGCTAAAGCCCTGCAAATCGGCTTTGCTCCCGAAGAGATTGTCTTTGCCGGGGTCGGTAAAACGGATAAAGAGATCCGGCTCGCCCTGCAAAACCGGATTCACTGCTTCAATTGTGAGTCCCTGCCGGAGATGGAAGTGCTCGATCAACTTGCCGGGGAGATGACCACCACCGCGCCCATTGCCCTGCGAATCAATCCTGACCTGGATGCAAAGACCCATCACTACATCACCACCGGTTTGGAGGAAAACAAATTCGGCATTTATTTTGAAGATTTGGAGGAAGCGCTTTCTCTTGTAAAGCGTCTAAAACGCGTAAACCTAATCGGACTGCATTTTCATATTGGCTCGCAGGTGACCGATTTGCAGGTTTTTAAGGGGCTCTGTTTGCGGGTAAACACCCTGCAGCACTGGCTCAAAGAGCATCATGTTGCAATCGAGCATGTCAACGTTGGCGGCGGCCTCGGAATCGATTACCACCACCCGGACGAACAAGCCTGCCCGGATTTTGAAAGCTACTTTCATGTATTCCGGCAATTCCTTGAACCGCTGCCGAACCAAAATGTGTACTTTGAATTGGGCAGAGCCCTGGTGGGACAGTGCGGCAGTTTAATCAGCCGGGTGACTTATGTTAAAACCGGTGTGCACACCAACTTCGCCATTCTCGACGCCGGCATGACCGAGCTCATCCGGCCGGCGCTCTACCAATCCTATCACAAAATCGAAAACCTGATCAGCGCCGCCAGCGAAGAAAAATACGATGTCGTCGGTCCCATCTGTGAATCTGCCGATTGCTTTGGGAAAGCGGTCACGCTCCCGAAAACCCAGCGCGGCGACCTGTTTGCCATTCGCAGCACCGGCGCTTACACGGAGGTCATGGCGTCGCAGTACAACCTGCGTGACCGGGCGCCAGCGGTCTATTCGGATGAGCTTTGAATTTAAAATCCAAATAAATCTTTTTTTAGTACAGCGTTCTTTTTTCTTGATTAATTTGCGCCATTTTTATTATTTTGATTAAAGAGGACTGCGTTCTCAAAGATAAAACTCAGGGACCTCCTGTCATGGGGATCAAACCAAGCTAATCATCTCAGATACTTCTACAAACTTTCAAGATTTATCAGACCTTCGGATCGTCGACTTTTTCGACTTCAAAGTTATTGAAATTTATGCACATTAAAATAATATTATTTTTGTTATTACCGGCAGTAAGTTTAAGCCAAAATCTTTTTGAGACATATTCTGTAGAAGATGGTTTTGGGCAGTCGCAAGTCTATGATGTTTTTCAGGATAGTAAAGGATATATTTGGGTTGGTACAAATGGCGGAGGATTAAGTAAATTTGATGGCTTTACAGTGACCAACTTCTCAACACAGGATGGTCTGATTTCTAATGTAGTGAATGTAATTTCAGAGGATTCGCAAGGCAATCTCTGGATTGGTACGGAAAAAGGTGCTAGTAAATATGATGGCAAAATATTCACTAATTTTACAAAAAAAGACGGCTTACCTTACAATAATGTCTGGTGCATTCTGGACGACCGAGAGGGAAACATTTGGTTCGCCACCCACGGAGGAGGCATCAGCAAATACGATGGCAAAAGTCATACTATTTTCACTAAAAAGGATGGCTTAAGTAGCAATTACGTAAATTGGGCTTTAAAAGATCGAGAAGGAAATCTATGGTTTGCTACAGAAGAAGGTGTAACCAGGTACAACGGAAAAGTTTTTACGATCTTGACTGAAAAGGACGGCTTAGCCAACAATAGCATCTGGAGCATTATGCAAGATCACGAGGGAAATCTTTGGTTTGGCACGGAAGGTGGAGGCGCGAGCAAGCTTATTCTTTCGACAAGTTCAGAGCAGGCGCTGAGCGAGGCTGAAGAATCTAACAGAACAACTTTTAGGAACTTAACGAAAAAGGATGGATTAATTAGCAATAATGTAACCTGGATTGCTGAAGATCGCCAAAGAAACCTCTGGTTTGCCACTGACAAAGGCGTTAGTAAATATGATGGCAAAACCTTTACCCATTTCACTGAAAAAGATGGTTTAAGCAATAGGACTCTATGGAGTATATTAGAAGATCGTGAAGAGAATCTTTGGTTTGGCACTGATGAGGGTTTAAAAAAATATAGACAGAGAAGATTCATTAACTTTTCCAAAAAAGATGGATTGAGCAATAACACCGTCTGGTCCGTTATGCAGGATCAAGATGGTAGTTTTTGGTTTGGGACAGACGATGGCCTCAATAAATATGATGGGAATAAATTTATCAGTTACTCAAAAAAAGATGGATTAGCAGATAATATTGTTTATTCAATTTTACAGGATAATGAAGGGCATCTTTGGTTTGGCACCGAGAATGGACTTAGTCAATATGATGGGAAAACATTTACCACATACACTAAAAAAGATGGTCTCGCCGGCAATACAATAATTGCGATTTTCGAAGACAAAGATGGTAATCTTTGGTTTGGCACGCAATTTGGCGGCGTCAGTAAATTTGATCGCCACAAGTTTATAAACTTTCCTGAAAAAGACAGCCTAAGCTATAGTACCGTCAATGTTATTTTTCAGGACCATAAAGGAAACATGTGGTTCGGTACAGAGGAGGGTGCAAAGAAGTATGATGGGAATACATTTACTAATTTTACCACGAAACAGGGCTTAAGTGATAATTCCGTGAGTACAATTTTGGAGGATGCAGACGGTAATCTCTGGTTTGGTACGTTTAATGGTGGCGTAACAAAATACACTGTTCCTGAGAATGACGAGTTCGGTTCGTTTGAGTATTTTACCACCGAACAGGGATTAATCGACGATTCTGTATTTTTGATGATTTTCGACGACTTTGGCGATCTCTGGATAGGTACAAATAAGGGTGTTAGTAAACTAGATATTAAAGAGTATAATCGAACAGGAAAAAAGCTTTTTAAGCATTATAATCAATTAGACGGCTTTGCTGGGGTAGAATGTAATCATGGCGCTGTCTATAAAGATAGTGAAAGCAACCTTTGGTTTGGCACGGTAAAAGGCGTCAACCAATACTCTCAACAGCAATACAAGCCCAATACCCTGGCACCTCTCACCCACATAACAAATTTGCGCCTCTCTTTTAAAGAAGTTGACTGGTCTTTATTTACTGATAGTCTCGACCAAAAGACCCATTTACCTATTAATTTAAAATTACCACACAACAAAAATTATTTAACATTCGATTTTTTCGGGGTGAGTTTAACCATCCCAGAAAAGGTGAGATATCAATATAAACTAGAGGGATTGGATAAAGACTGGAGTCCTGTCATAGAGCAAAAAT contains the following coding sequences:
- a CDS encoding DUF11 domain-containing protein; protein product: MAKPATIFSFYLRSLLFGFLILALTSQSRDSFAQNICDNPVVLTGPVDTLAIVPDVVVALHIIMGESNPAACVTVTEAGHYRIYATVLQSLGQFNESYFLTVCDEGGSNCTPACDPNAGPYKIILDDTLDSAGIVKSNAGVYFLNSGENIILLNHLSLVDHLFPDLVRGDSIGSAESVHLKELIIEEVDDTFDLGLTQSASQGSVRPDATYSYNLNIVNNGSATVHNINLWNALPTFVTPEQFILNAPDRVTADSLFWHFDSLQTAQAIDIEFTVRFSQTPPVTPFDLVNLSRLTASCDTTLSNNFAATTVIGLPPIEYDLELTKSASQDSAQVGESFSYNLKIVNNGPDPANDIILTDVLPGFISIHDFSLQPNSISQDTLFWQFDSLAVGDSVEISFDARIEDTIPVLPSQLTNTAQVTAPQEVNAANSTATAVVMAVPMRYDLELTKSADLDSVQIGGGFSYVLKIVNHGPDPATDIRLRDVLPGFVSIVDFSLQPSSTSQDTLFWQFDSLAVGDSIQITLGARIEPTPPSLPFQIINTASVTAPDESNLANNTANALVTIIPISYDLEITKSASADTLRPKTSFDYSLNVINHGPDTAKDIMIWDVKPEFVTFSDVNPQPSSIKQDTLIWRVDSLRVGETFEITIGTRVDELTLTNPLEIINTGSVAAVDDFNSANNSADVRVMVLPPNDGVYLDRNVFMPDNASPLQVIFQLSTSRTARLDLYDTTGYHLSTLVEQNFNAGSNTYLWNGTISNGKKAGSGVYIITLRSGTLVSWVKVIVVQ
- a CDS encoding PorV/PorQ family protein, giving the protein MKFFGSQKSILFLAVTLWVAAASTFFPAQLNGQTQSGAAFLKVLPGARQQGLAGSLTGAIDETYALYANPGAVGFLREWQWSASYTEWIADIFNASLVYGRQVRLRSPWSDRANFALGIHYQGIREFDSSRGAAAPASAKDILVAASLGSPISVLSRNIAFGLNIKYFRSELAQFSANALALDVGLIYRTPRFRLSQPGGFFDYGILSAGVSANHLGTSMKFLNSATPLPRTLRAGLALNLGTHDGLQLQLAADYKRVRDEDNRFSFGAEVTNLFSPFGKSFGRLFDLRGGYNFDDNLLSKLSVGLSVRLDDYMLAPLRSIAPKNTSLRMDMGVLDGNEFFAPVYRGSITHQPIVPEKFEFVNTAQKTFQSSEFIKLSWQATRDPDLYDEVAYLVLVANDSLELDQLIKKTKANKVDIFQFIQSTFITQRSASHGIQTVSMVNEGKNDNGIYEEYNDFLTVVDSTFSVDEKQMQVDYTLQPGIMQGDYFWTAMAYDLNHHVRFAEKSGSHIAALHVEVDLFTQESRKPDLTIKIDMTIKTVPQPSLIVNLPRIFFASDSSTLDEKSESTFWQWVDFVKKYPHVSFEISGHTDKTGPQLPNYRRKYNQVLSQRRAEKVVRALVGQGIDASRLEAVGYGDSKPLASANSPKAWTKNRRVEISLLEDNRPAQKINTAEITYTNQGGQPSGNFAVTSYDSKQIPEELKLDLINSHFSSLGPVPKNGHDFSNILRILKNVTVPKLEPNESATIEIPCEEERPYILAVIDKDDLVDEADEANNWILERITIPEKNIDLILITSRKVAFAFDSYQLTDSSKEWLNDISKILHDTPAEKFEIAGHTDSQGPEEYNMYLSLWRAQSVKSYLVSLGIDSKRIIAQGYGEDRPLDPDHSRKAWLKNRRVEFKHIEK
- a CDS encoding aspartate kinase — protein: MNVLKFGGTSIGTPERMRHVAGLLKDREAIVVLSAVANTTDKLSEICRLLITQKRELAVKKIETFQTEYHQFVESLFSTDSYRAKGNELIDSHFEHIRSFTLDMFTSHEQRTILAQGELISSSLLQFYLEECKVQSVLLPALDFMRLDEKGEPNPEYVKTNLKTELAKHPGSRLFITQGYICRNAFGEIDNLKRGGSDTSASLIGAAIQCDEIQIWTDIDGMHNNDPRYVKNTESIQQLSFDEAAELAYFGAKILHPSSIGPARKFDIPVRLLNTMKPEAPGTLITGQQDKTGQIKAVAAKDGIMAIKIKSSRMLLAYGFLRRVFEVFERYKTPIDMISTSEVAVSLTIDDSTYLESIKKELEEFGTVEIDHDQAIICVVGDFVAESKGFALQVLEALKEIPIRMICYGGSRHNISLLVQSDLKVEALNALHKGLFGV
- the lysA gene encoding diaminopimelate decarboxylase; translation: MFNPNLIQKFQSLETPFYYYDLQLLEQTLSRAKKIADDHGYKIHYALKANSNDRILQIIKDHGFGADCVSGNEIAKALQIGFAPEEIVFAGVGKTDKEIRLALQNRIHCFNCESLPEMEVLDQLAGEMTTTAPIALRINPDLDAKTHHYITTGLEENKFGIYFEDLEEALSLVKRLKRVNLIGLHFHIGSQVTDLQVFKGLCLRVNTLQHWLKEHHVAIEHVNVGGGLGIDYHHPDEQACPDFESYFHVFRQFLEPLPNQNVYFELGRALVGQCGSLISRVTYVKTGVHTNFAILDAGMTELIRPALYQSYHKIENLISAASEEKYDVVGPICESADCFGKAVTLPKTQRGDLFAIRSTGAYTEVMASQYNLRDRAPAVYSDEL
- a CDS encoding PAS domain S-box protein, encoding MHIKIILFLLLPAVSLSQNLFETYSVEDGFGQSQVYDVFQDSKGYIWVGTNGGGLSKFDGFTVTNFSTQDGLISNVVNVISEDSQGNLWIGTEKGASKYDGKIFTNFTKKDGLPYNNVWCILDDREGNIWFATHGGGISKYDGKSHTIFTKKDGLSSNYVNWALKDREGNLWFATEEGVTRYNGKVFTILTEKDGLANNSIWSIMQDHEGNLWFGTEGGGASKLILSTSSEQALSEAEESNRTTFRNLTKKDGLISNNVTWIAEDRQRNLWFATDKGVSKYDGKTFTHFTEKDGLSNRTLWSILEDREENLWFGTDEGLKKYRQRRFINFSKKDGLSNNTVWSVMQDQDGSFWFGTDDGLNKYDGNKFISYSKKDGLADNIVYSILQDNEGHLWFGTENGLSQYDGKTFTTYTKKDGLAGNTIIAIFEDKDGNLWFGTQFGGVSKFDRHKFINFPEKDSLSYSTVNVIFQDHKGNMWFGTEEGAKKYDGNTFTNFTTKQGLSDNSVSTILEDADGNLWFGTFNGGVTKYTVPENDEFGSFEYFTTEQGLIDDSVFLMIFDDFGDLWIGTNKGVSKLDIKEYNRTGKKLFKHYNQLDGFAGVECNHGAVYKDSESNLWFGTVKGVNQYSQQQYKPNTLAPLTHITNLRLSFKEVDWSLFTDSLDQKTHLPINLKLPHNKNYLTFDFFGVSLTIPEKVRYQYKLEGLDKDWSPVIEQKYATYAKLPPGEYTFKVKACNNENVWNRHPTSYSFEITPPFWRTGWFQFLSFIMGTSIIYGFIKLRTRTLEKQRNVLEELVNVRTKELIKEKEKIEGINLELQKLSLVASETDNAVIIADADGKIEWLNVGFTNMYGYSLEELKKTKGSKIAQISSHPNIAEILDRSIRINLSNTFESNEISKDGKEFCVSSTLTPIFDEKGELKNLVMIAVDITKQKQAEKELLKAQKLESLGVLAGGIAHDFNNILTAILGNTSIAKLELDNFDKKEIDNILTQAEKACLQAKGLTQQLITFSKGGVPIKKIVSIDNLLKDSVDFALRGSNVRCEFKIAKKLWSTEIDEGQISQVINNVVINAKQAMPEGGIIEVNAENVVGMEHSDSGPPQKNSHHVEISVKDDGVGISTEHLQKIFDPYFSTKQNGSGLGLATSYSIVKNHDGFFMVDSELGTGSTFHIFLPACDPVKVSKKAVKPEAFVGTGSVLVMDDEKPVRDFLSRLLKRFGYSVEVTKDGLEMIEVYKKSKESGKTFDAVIIDLTVRGGLGGAQAIEKLLAFDPDAKAIVSSGYATHPVMSDFKKHGFKAVLPKPFEVKDLANALKVINTS